One region of Paralichthys olivaceus isolate ysfri-2021 chromosome 12, ASM2471397v2, whole genome shotgun sequence genomic DNA includes:
- the LOC138412242 gene encoding golgin subfamily A member 6-like protein 25, with translation MQSEIKALKEKLKLNDELLIREQEKMTARSKAHIGVLAELAVQSNKVKALEEKLKQNDELLMREKEKMTAHSKAHNGKLAELAVQSNKVKALEEKLKQNGELLMREKEKMTAHSKAHNGKLAVQSNKVKALEEDNVALKEKVALLKRDLSRLELVVTEMEERQAHSQKIDSMDKETQTSDLLQDENNALQEELMKLRASYHEVCQNQTTNQEKFNTELQEKKVLQEELMKLKASYNVVCHCHEADVSSRELNGESKDDVTEEKSLSSVLPEKPKKTSLWKRIRHALGLRKPQCWK, from the exons atgcagtctgagattaaggctctgaaagagaagctcaaactgaatgatgagcttctgataagggagcaggagaaaatgacagctcgctctaaagcccacattggtgtcctggctgaactagctgtacagagcaacaaggtgaaggctctggaagagaagctcaaacagaacgatgagcttctgatgagggagaaggagaaaatgacagctcactctaaagcccacaatggcaaactggctgaactggctgtacagagcaacaaggtgaaggctctggaagagaagctcaaacagaacggtgagcttctgatgagggagaaggagaaaatgacagctcactctaaagcccacaatggcaaactggcagtacaaagcaacaaggtgaaggctctggaagaggacaatgtggctctgaaggagaaggtggcccttttgaaaagggatttgagcaggcttgagcttgtggtgacagagatggaggaaaggcaagctcacagccaaaagattgactccatggacaaggagactcaaaccagcgatctgcttcaggatgagaataatgctcttcaagaagagctgatgaagctcagagcttcttatcatgag gtctgtcaaaatcagactaccaaccaggagaagttcaacactgagctccaggagaagaaggttctccaagaagagctgatgaagctcaaagcttcttacaatgtggtctgccactgtcatgaagctgatgtttccagtcgggagctcaatggagagagtaaggatgatgtcactgaggagaagtctctctccagtgttctccctgagaaaccaaagaagacttcactctggaagagaatccgccacgctctggggttgagaaaaccacagtgttggaagtag
- the LOC138412287 gene encoding golgin subfamily A member 6-like protein 25: protein MQSEIKALKEKLKLNDELLIREQEKMTARSKAHIGVLAELAVQSNKVKALEEKLKQNDELLMREKEKMTAHSKAHNGKLAELAVQSNKVKALEEKLKQNDELLMREKEKMTAHSKAHNGKLAVQSNKVKALEEDNVALKEKVALLKRDLSRLELVVTEMEERQAHSQKIDSMDKETQTSDLLQDENNALQEELMKLRASYHEVCQNQTTNQEKFNTELQEKKVLQEELMKLKASYNVVCHCHEADVSSRELNGESKDDVTEEKSLSSVLPEKPKKTSLWKRIRHALGLRKPQCWK, encoded by the exons atgcagtctgagattaaggctctgaaagagaagctcaaactgaatgatgagcttctgataagggagcaggagaaaatgacagctcgctctaaagcccacattggtgtcctggctgaactagctgtacagagcaacaaggtgaaggctctggaagagaagctcaaacagaacgatgagcttctgatgagggagaaggagaaaatgacagctcactctaaagcccacaatggcaaactggctgaactggctgtacagagcaacaaggtgaaggctctggaagagaagctcaaacagaacgatgagcttctgatgagggagaaggagaaaatgacagctcactctaaagcccacaatggcaaactggcagtacaaagcaacaaggtgaaggctctggaagaggacaatgtggctctgaaggagaaggtggcccttttgaaaagggatttgagcaggcttgagcttgtggtgacagagatggaggaaaggcaagctcacagccaaaagattgactccatggacaaggagactcaaaccagcgatctgcttcaggatgagaataatgctcttcaagaagagctgatgaagctcagagcttcttatcatgag gtctgtcaaaatcagactaccaaccaggagaagttcaacactgagctccaggagaagaaggttctccaagaagagctgatgaagctcaaagcttcttacaatgtggtctgccactgtcatgaagctgatgtttccagtcgggagctcaatggagagagtaaggatgatgtcactgaggagaagtctctctccagtgttctccctgagaaaccaaagaagacttcactctggaagagaatccgccacgctctggggttgagaaaaccacagtgttggaagtag